A genomic window from Candidatus Pelagisphaera phototrophica includes:
- a CDS encoding DUF4340 domain-containing protein yields MNIKHLYISAGVLAVLAIITSILTRTSSAPLLDERVGSNVVDPANLRDTAKIVVETDGEKITLVNDEEKKAWVLEEKHSLPTSYNRISQLARNVSEAKLQRLVSENPDRIATLGFEGGDRIQFIDKLDNDIVAFGLGKETENGRQFLRFNGEEKAFLVNTTFYIDSNLDSWLEKKLVTFEASDVTAITATMQNGDKLSATRDNADSDWTTDDSLPEKKILNQSSVGQIASKFAGLSFTATADKDGPNVVAARENSHQFDLQLNNGKSYQFKIGRQPEVKIEKEVEKEDENGEKTTEMEEEVVTPEGPVYFFISPSDASDPVNEYMSRSAFEVSSYQFTSLPESLDALISDAPEPVEETPAPLVVPRAEESP; encoded by the coding sequence ATGAATATAAAGCATTTATACATCAGCGCTGGAGTCCTTGCTGTCCTTGCAATCATCACCAGCATTTTAACTCGCACTAGCAGTGCCCCCTTGCTCGACGAACGCGTGGGCTCTAATGTAGTCGACCCCGCGAATCTTCGCGACACCGCAAAAATCGTTGTCGAAACCGATGGCGAGAAGATCACGCTTGTCAATGACGAGGAAAAAAAGGCCTGGGTACTGGAAGAGAAACACAGTCTTCCCACCAGTTATAATCGTATCTCACAACTAGCCCGGAATGTTTCCGAAGCGAAGCTTCAAAGACTTGTGAGTGAAAACCCGGATAGGATCGCTACCTTAGGCTTTGAGGGAGGTGACCGCATTCAGTTCATCGACAAACTCGATAACGATATCGTTGCCTTCGGGCTCGGCAAGGAGACCGAAAACGGACGCCAGTTCCTCCGCTTCAATGGCGAGGAAAAGGCATTTCTAGTGAATACGACCTTCTACATTGACTCCAATCTCGACTCTTGGCTGGAGAAAAAACTGGTTACCTTCGAAGCGAGCGACGTGACAGCGATCACCGCTACAATGCAAAACGGAGACAAGCTTTCGGCAACTCGCGACAATGCCGACTCGGACTGGACCACAGATGACTCGCTTCCGGAAAAGAAAATCCTGAACCAGAGCTCTGTTGGACAAATAGCGTCGAAATTTGCCGGGCTCAGCTTCACCGCCACCGCAGACAAAGATGGACCCAACGTAGTCGCTGCTCGTGAGAACAGCCATCAATTCGATCTCCAACTGAACAACGGCAAAAGCTATCAGTTTAAAATCGGACGCCAACCGGAAGTGAAGATAGAGAAGGAAGTCGAAAAGGAAGACGAGAACGGGGAGAAGACTACGGAAATGGAAGAAGAGGTGGTGACACCAGAAGGCCCGGTCTACTTCTTTATTTCACCCAGTGATGCAAGCGATCCAGTTAACGAATACATGAGCCGATCTGCATTCGAAGTGAGTTCTTACCAATTCACCAGTCTGCCAGAATCTTTGGATGCCCTGATCTCTGACGCCCCTGAACCGGTTGAAGAGACGCCCGCCCCCTTAGTGGTTCCTCGTGCCGAGGAATCGCCCTAA
- a CDS encoding M48 family metallopeptidase: MDSIMKLRMIAIASLVAITFSSCSTVPVTGRRQINLMSDTEVVKMTKVAFEQMKAQYPKSNDPRMNDWLLNVSERISQQVFWDMPLAEWEFIVFDVPGQINAFAMPGGKVGVFSGLFGMVQSEDELASVIAHEIAHVTARHTHERMSQAGIMKAGSGVSSIFSGGLSGLVLDPSLTGQLAAWDRAKESEADQIGIMYMARAGYNPNAAIKVMEKMAEMSPGGGGGTPWNSTHPSSQERLDALHSYLPEAMEAFEKAKEMQF; the protein is encoded by the coding sequence ATGGACTCGATAATGAAACTGCGAATGATAGCGATCGCGTCGCTAGTAGCCATAACCTTTTCAAGCTGCAGCACTGTGCCAGTGACGGGGCGCCGTCAAATCAACCTCATGTCGGATACCGAGGTGGTGAAGATGACCAAGGTGGCGTTTGAACAAATGAAAGCGCAGTATCCGAAGTCGAACGATCCGCGCATGAACGATTGGTTGCTGAACGTTTCTGAACGGATTTCACAGCAAGTGTTCTGGGACATGCCACTAGCGGAGTGGGAGTTCATTGTCTTTGACGTTCCAGGCCAGATTAACGCTTTCGCGATGCCAGGCGGTAAGGTCGGAGTATTTTCGGGTCTGTTCGGCATGGTCCAGTCCGAAGACGAACTGGCGTCGGTGATTGCTCATGAAATCGCCCATGTGACCGCGCGTCATACGCACGAACGGATGTCTCAGGCTGGGATAATGAAAGCCGGTTCAGGCGTCTCATCGATTTTTTCGGGAGGACTGAGCGGACTAGTGTTAGACCCCTCCTTGACGGGTCAACTTGCTGCATGGGACCGGGCAAAAGAATCCGAAGCGGACCAAATCGGAATTATGTATATGGCTCGCGCGGGTTATAATCCCAATGCGGCGATCAAGGTTATGGAAAAAATGGCTGAGATGAGTCCGGGCGGCGGCGGAGGTACGCCTTGGAACTCGACTCACCCGTCTTCCCAAGAGCGGTTGGATGCGCTCCACTCTTATTTGCCGGAAGCCATGGAAGCATTCGAGAAGGCGAAAGAAATGCAGTTTTAG